One window of the Anopheles cruzii chromosome 2, idAnoCruzAS_RS32_06, whole genome shotgun sequence genome contains the following:
- the LOC128278392 gene encoding peritrophin-1-like: MKALQDTLLLLALSMVAVDAAVTAVRDARCPRVDDLERTVHLAHPTDCNRFLVCASGMAFEMRCPDGLEYDLEQLSCDYDYLVRCATDGRKQIQQANQIVQPSGEPVFNRPSWEDREAPRVEVPKPQYKPAVSVVDARCPRTDDPMKPIHLPRTGSCAKFMKCFGGRAYEMDCPAGLEFDVKEGRCEYPAEGGCGRM, from the exons ATGAAAG CTCTGCAGGATACGCTACTGCTGCTCGCCTTGTCGATGGTGGCCGTTGATGCCGCGGTGACGGCCGTGCGCGATGCCCGCTGCCCACGTGTAGACGATCTGGAGAGGACCGTCCATCTGGCCCATCCGACCGACTGCAACCGGTTTCTGGTGTGTGCGTCCGGTATGGCGTTCGAGATGCGTTGCCCCGACGGTCTGGAGTACGATCTGGAGCAGCTGAGCTGCGATTACGACTACCTGGTGCGTTGCGCAACGGACGGGCGGAAGCAGATTCAGCAGGCCAACCAAATCGTGCAACCGTCGGGCGAGCCGGTGTTCAATCGGCCCAGCTGGGAGGACCGGGAGGCTCCCCGGGTGGAGGTACCGAAGCCACAGTACAAACCGGCGGTCAGCGTCGTGGACGCGCGCTGCCCTCGCACCGACGATCCGATGAAACCGATCCACCTGCCCCGCACCGGCAGCTGTGCCAAGTTCATGAAGTGCTTCGGAGGCCGAGCCTACGAGATGGACTGCCCGGCCGGTCTTGAGTTCGACGTGAAGGAAGGGCGCTGCGAGTATCCCGCGGAAGGCGGCTGTGGTCGCATGTAA
- the LOC128278393 gene encoding threonine-rich protein-like has translation MKCEPPETAGCEGTLTTITPETVDPNGPTVPTAPGTTLGTGATTTQDPQNPSGPTEPTTPETTIGNIPTVPTFVPTVGTDGPSTEEPTTVEGATTTTEGPITEQSTVEPPIGTIPTVPTFIPTVQTAATSPEEQTTEEEITATEEEITEEPTETEEPTEEPTEQPEPETNGNRKQNRLQ, from the exons ATGA AATGTGAACCACCGGAGACGGCAGGGTGTGAGGGGACGCTGACAACGATCACACCGGAGACCGTCGACCCAAATGGACCAACGGTTCCAACGGCACCTGGTACCACGCTCGGAACGGGTGCTACCACGACCCAGGACCCACAGAATCCGTCCGGCCCGACAGAGCCAACAACACCGGAAACCACCATCGGGAATATCCCTACCGTTCCGACCTTCGTGCCTACAGTTggaacggacggaccgagCACTGAGGAGCCAACGACCGTGGAAGGAGCTACCACTACCACTGAAGGACCCATTACGGAACAATCTACGGTGGAACCGCCCATTGGTACTATTCCGACGGTGCCGACATTCATTCCGACGGTGCAAACGGCCGCGACAAGCCCTGAAGAGCAAACTACTGAGGAAGAAATAACTGCTACTGAGGAAGAAATTACCGAAGAGCCAACGGAGACGGAGGAGCCTACCGAAGAGCCTACAGagcaaccggagccggaaacgAACGGAAACCGCAAACAGAATCGGCTACAATGA